In Eubalaena glacialis isolate mEubGla1 chromosome 2, mEubGla1.1.hap2.+ XY, whole genome shotgun sequence, a single genomic region encodes these proteins:
- the LOC133083918 gene encoding stabilizer of axonemal microtubules 1-like, whose amino-acid sequence MAPTPGAGSMRTWCLCQICTCGRHHCPHGTTRIYENSDVSCPTAECLENYPMYGSVLPPQSLKPEEEFRAYRGKMEGITTFK is encoded by the exons ATGGCGCCGACCCCGGGAGCCGGGAGCATGAGGACCTGGTGTCTGTGTCAGATTTGTACCTGCGG GCGACATCATTGCCCACATGGAACCACAAGGATTTATGAAAATTCTGATGTGTCTTGTCCCACAGCTGAATGTTTGGAAAACTATCCTATGTATGGCAGTGTTCTTCCACCTCAGAGTCTGAAGCCCGAGGAAGAATTTCGAGCATATCGTGGTAAAATGGAAGGAATAACAACATTTAAGTAA